In a single window of the Prevotella melaninogenica genome:
- a CDS encoding sulfatase, whose amino-acid sequence MHIYTLYKSKYSSTLLATASMATFGVSLPVKAQRENPQPNIIFFMVDDMGWQDTSLPFADSITANNRKYDTPNMKRLAAEGMMFTDAYATPISSPSRCSLMTGMNMSRHRVTNWTLHRDKMTDGKREGVTLPDWNYNGIAQSGNVPHTAKATSFVQLLKDAGYHTIHCGKAHWGAIDTPGENPHHFGFDINITGTAAGGLATYLSERNYGFTKDGKATSPFAIPGLERYWGTGTFATEALTQEAIASLEKAKKYNQPFYLYMSHYAVHVPIDRDMRFYPTYRARGLSEKEAAYASLVAGMDKSLGDLMDWVAQAGLERETIIIFMSDNGGLASSSYWRDGELYTQNAPLKSGKGSLYEGGIRVPFIVKWNNVVKPNSRSHAPIIIEDLYPTLLSMAGIKNYRVPQTIDGQDITSILRGKQRGFEKRQLIWNYPNIWDGEGLGISLNCAIREGQWKLIYSYLTGKKELYNLSSDLSEKNDLSASQPRLVTRLFRHLTSRLRKMNAQKPIVEYEKIK is encoded by the coding sequence ATGCACATCTATACACTCTATAAATCAAAATATTCATCTACCCTATTAGCTACTGCTTCTATGGCTACTTTTGGAGTATCGCTCCCAGTCAAGGCACAAAGAGAAAACCCACAACCCAACATTATCTTCTTCATGGTAGACGATATGGGGTGGCAAGACACATCCCTTCCTTTTGCAGACTCAATTACTGCCAATAATCGAAAGTACGACACACCAAATATGAAAAGACTCGCTGCAGAGGGTATGATGTTTACTGATGCTTATGCAACTCCTATCAGTTCACCATCAAGATGTAGCCTGATGACTGGCATGAACATGTCACGACACCGCGTAACGAATTGGACTTTACATCGTGACAAAATGACGGATGGGAAGCGAGAAGGTGTAACGCTACCAGATTGGAATTATAATGGCATTGCACAGAGCGGTAATGTGCCACACACAGCAAAAGCCACATCCTTTGTGCAACTACTGAAAGATGCGGGTTATCACACCATACATTGTGGGAAAGCACATTGGGGAGCTATTGACACACCAGGTGAGAATCCGCATCACTTCGGCTTTGACATAAATATTACGGGTACAGCAGCAGGAGGCTTAGCAACCTATTTAAGCGAACGTAATTATGGCTTCACAAAGGATGGGAAAGCCACATCACCATTTGCAATCCCAGGTTTAGAACGTTATTGGGGTACTGGAACCTTTGCAACAGAAGCTCTAACACAAGAGGCTATTGCATCCTTAGAGAAGGCAAAGAAATACAATCAACCTTTCTATCTCTATATGTCTCATTACGCTGTACACGTCCCCATCGACCGAGATATGCGTTTTTATCCTACCTATAGAGCACGTGGTCTTTCTGAGAAGGAAGCTGCTTATGCTTCGTTGGTTGCAGGAATGGATAAAAGTTTAGGAGACCTCATGGATTGGGTAGCTCAGGCTGGACTCGAGCGAGAAACGATTATCATCTTTATGAGTGATAATGGTGGACTTGCCTCGTCGTCGTATTGGCGAGATGGGGAACTTTACACACAAAATGCACCTCTCAAGAGTGGTAAAGGCTCGCTGTATGAAGGAGGTATAAGGGTACCCTTTATCGTAAAATGGAACAATGTAGTAAAACCAAATTCACGCTCTCATGCACCTATAATCATAGAGGACCTTTATCCGACTTTGCTCTCTATGGCAGGCATCAAAAACTACCGTGTACCACAGACTATCGATGGGCAGGATATCACATCTATCCTTCGTGGTAAACAACGAGGCTTTGAGAAGCGACAATTGATATGGAACTATCCTAATATATGGGATGGAGAAGGACTCGGTATCAGCCTTAATTGTGCTATTCGTGAGGGACAATGGAAATTGATTTATTCGTATCTTACAGGAAAGAAAGAGCTTTACAATCTATCAAGCGACCTATCAGAAAAGAATGATCTTAGTGCTTCACAGCCTCGACTCGTTACTCGACTCTTCCGACACCTAACATCTCGATTGCGTAAAATGAATGCACAAAAGCCTATTGTGGAGTATGAAAAGATAAAATAG